The genome window TTTGAAGTTGAGCAGGCTGAGAATCTTGTGCAGCGGCAGCCGGCTCTGGCCCCAGGGCCCGAGATAGACGATATCCGTCGTGAGCGTGGCGCTGCGGAATTCCGCGCGCAGCGCTTTGGTGATCGAGCTTTTGCCGCAGCCATCCGGACCGAGAAAAACGATGAGCGCGCCGCGGCGCGGGCCGAACCATTTCTCCCGGACGCCGGCGAGCGCCAGGCGCAGCCGGCGCACGGCATTTTGCCGGGGATGAAACCACAGCATGCGCAACATGCGGCGCCGCAAATGCTGCACGGCTTTGGGATGGTCTGCCAGCTTCGCAAAGTTCCGCCGCGCTTCGTGGCTGGCCGCGCGCAAGCCGAACGCCTGCAAATGGCCGTCAAGGTAGGCCTCATCCAGACGCAGCAGCAACAGCTCTTCGAGCCGGCGGCGGTGTTTCGGTTGAATCTGTCCCTTGCCGAGAATGTTGTGCAGCAGCAGCGTCAGAAATTCATCTTCGAAGCTGGGAAACCAGTAGCGGCCCTCGCGCCGGCGGCGGTTGAGCACGGTGGCGGCATGCAAATACTCATAGCCCTGGTAAATCAGGCGCTCATGCACGTCGAGAATCTGCGGGCCGCTTTCTTCCCAGCGCAACAACACCAGTTTGCCGGGATTGCCGCGGCCGTCCTTGATCAACTGAAAACCGTGACGGCCGCAACAGCGGAGAAATTCCTGGCGCTGTGCGGCAGCCGTCAGCAGATCGAGATCACGCATGCCCAGCTTGTCGGGATGATCGCGCAACAAGACATACTCCACGCCGGCCGCTTCCAAGTCGCGCAACAGCGCCGCATAGGCGTTCTGGCCTGGCGGCGGCGCGGGGTTGGCGCCATGTTCGCTGCCGGTTTGGCGGGCAGAGGAGCGTGCGTTGGTTTCAATCATATTTGCGTCGGCATTGGCCTGCTGTCCGGTGAGGACGGCTTTCTTCATTCTGCGCGACGACGCGTTTTTCAACCGCGGCCTCATGGCAGAATCTCGCGTTCAAACAGCTCCAACACTTGGTGGAATTGGCGGCGGACGAAGCGGGCATTGAGGTTCTTCGGCGAGCCGAGATAGCCGCGCTGCCGGTGCAGCCAGTAGAGCATCACCACGCCGGGCCAGTCCGCCGGCTGGTAGCCGTAGCGTTCCGCCACTTCGTTGAAATGGCGCGGCGGCAAACCGGCGCTGCTCTTGATCAAGCGCAGGGCAATCACCGGCGGCACCTCGCGAAAGGAACGGCTGTCCAGGCGGATGAAAAAATGCAGCACGTCCATCGTGGGCAGCGAGAAAAAATCGGCCAGATCCCAATCGATCAAACCGGTGATTTCCCTGCTCTCCGGCGCGATCATGACATTCTTGATCGAAAAATCGCCGTGCACCAGCCCGCAAGCGAGGGTGCGGCCGCCGAATTGCCGGCGCCAATAGTCAGCCAGGCGCTGCAGGCGCCGGCGCACCTCCGGTGCCAGTGCGAGCCACTCCTGCACGGCTTCCAGCACTTCCAGGAAAAGACGGCGGAAGATCTCGTCATCCACACGCACCGGCCGGAGAAACTTTTCCTGAATGCCGAGCCAGCATTGCAGGATCTGGTGAATTAACTCCGGATCCTGCACCACGGCGGCGGGCAGGCGATCGAGTGACCGGCCGGGCAGAAAGCTCTCGAGCTGAAACCTCTGCTGTTCGAATTTGCCCGCAGCCAGCGTCACTGGAAAAAGCCGGCGTTGTTCCGGCGCCAGCCCTTCCGCCTGATGCAGCCGCGCGAGCGTGGTCGCGTTTTCCTGCAAGCGTTTTTCCGCCGAAGCAATGAGCGGGAGTTTCAGCAAAGCCTGCTGCGGCGCAGCCTGCGCCTGCCGCCACAATTCCACCTGCACCTTGCCGCCGCTGAGCACCCGGCCGGGCCCGCGCGCTTGCCAGCCGCTTTCTTCCGCCGGCGAGAGGTGCTGCAACAAGCGGCTGAGAAATGACGAAGCCGCAGCCGCGGATTTGCCTGCAATCAACAACCGTCCAGCGCCAGACTCGGCGGCGGCTCGCGCCGGGCGCACCGCCCTGCCGCCAGTATCACAGGAGATCCATTTCGGCCGCATGAAATCCGGCGACACGCGCAGCTCGGCGCGTACGAGCTGCAGCAGTGCGGGAAATATCGCAACCACTTGCTCGCGCGAAAGCGCCGGCGAATTCCGCAAACACAGCCGCACGGCGCCGGCCGGCAGGGCCGGAGCCCCGCGACCGAGCAGGCGGCGCAGCATGCGCTTGCTCCAATCTGCCAGCGCGGGCGCACCCGCCCCGCGCACGAACAGCAACCATTCTTCCTCGCCGGTGGCAGCGGTTTGAACGCGCTCCGCAAAGGCGGCGAGTTGGCCGCTGAAAAATTCCCGGGCGCCGGCCAGGACGATGATTTGATCATAGGGCCCGGTGATGGCCGCCAGCGCCGGCAGAACCTCGAGATTATCGAGCTGCTTGAGGCGGGCCAGTTCGGAGAGAATTTCCGCCTCCTCGGTATTCAATCCGGCAATTTCCACGCGGCGTAAATGGCGCGCGAAAGCCAGCGGCACCGCGGTCAATCCGGAGCAATAAACCAGCGCGGATTTGCCGGCCGGCAGGCGCGTGAAAAATTTCCAAGCCCCGGGCAATTCATAGATGCCGTCGTTGATAAAATCAGCGCCCAGATTGTCCGGCAAGGTCAAGTAGAATTGCGTGAAACGGGGCAGGATCGGAGTGCGGTGGCCCATGGAAGAGAGGCGAGGGTTTACGTTGCCAGCTTGGAGTTGATCGCGGTCCGCAGCCGGGCTTCGCGCGCGCGCCAAATCTGCAGGCGCTCCTCCCGCTGTTGTTGCACCGCCGCCTGATATTCCGGCCAGTCCGCCTGCAGGCTTCTAACGCTCGCAACGATGCCGGCCGGAGAATTGTCAACGAACAGCGCCGCCTTGCCGAACGTCTGCCGCAGCAGTGGCCAATCGGACGTGATGATGGGTGTGCCGAGCGCGAGCGCCTCGTAGGCGCCGCGCTGCATGGTGTGATCGCGCGTGGTCAAGACCATCACGGCGTGGCACCCTTTGATCAAGCCGGCATATTGGTCGAGCGGCAGAAAGTCGGTGAAACGCATGTTGTCCGGCTTGCCGTTGAGCAAACGCGCGGGCGCGTCTTTGAGCTTGCCGGTCACGTAGAAATCCACCTCGGGCAACTGCCGCGCCGCCTCCCAGATGTTGTCCAGCGGCTCGTCGGGATTGTAGCTGCACACCACCGTCACCGTGAAACGGCCGTTGAACGGAAACTCGCCGACGCGCTTGAATTGCACCGGCAAATCGCCGATCACCACGAACGGCGCGCGCCATTTTTCCACCCGGCCGGCGAGATGCTCGTTGGTCACGATATTGGTCAAGGCGCGGCGGTAAAACCAGGCATTCAGAAACAGCAGCGGTCGCCAGCGTGCCATGGTGAATGCGGCGGTGTGCGTGTCGGTGAGATAGCCCGCGCCCGACAGCCGGCAATAAAGATAGGCTGGCACGCAAATGAAAATCGGCGGTACCATCACCAGCACCACCCGCGGCCGCTCGCGCCAGAGCAGCTTCCAGGTCATCCACATCTGCACCAGATATTTCAGCGCCACGGTGAAGTAGTTGCTGCCCAAGCTTCCGGCATAGACCATCCTGGAGCTGCCGCCCAGCAGCCGCGCAAGGTTGTCGCTGCGGCTGCAATTCTCCGCCCAGGAGATGAAAAGAATTTTGTGACTATTCGTCGTGGCCATTGGTCGCACTCGCCGCGCTGCTGTTCCAAAACTTGAATTCCGCCGACCGATGCTCGTGGTAAGCCTGCGGCTCGGCCTCCAGCCAGGATGCGGTGAGGCGCGCCGCCTGCTGGAGTTGCTCCATGCTTTCGTCTTTGCGGAAGCGCAGATAGAGCCGGTTCATCTGCTCTGCCTCCTCCGGCTCACCCTGGGCGGTGTAACACTCTTTGAGATAGAAATAGGCGGTGGCATTTTCCGGGTCGATGCGCAGGGCACGTCGCAAGGAACGGATCGCGCGCGAGTAATCCTGGCGGAGATAGTGCAGCCGCCCCATCTCCAGGTGCATGCCCCGGTCGTCGTCGTGATTGTCGATCGCTTCTTTGAGCTCATCGAGCGCCGCCTCGTAGTCGCCCTCCGCCTTGTAGGCAAGACTGAGAAAATAGCGGCCGCGCGAGGAACTGGGCGCAATCGACAAGGCGTGCCGCAGCGCGGTCTTGGCTTGTGCCACCTTGCCGCTTTTCATCCAAACGATGCCGAGATTGATCCAGGGATTGTGTTCCAGCGGCGCGCGCACGCTGCCGCTCAGAAACGCCCGCTCGGCGCCGGCCAGATCATTCTGGCGCAAGAGGCCAATGCCGTAGTCATTCCAGCGCTCCTTGTCCGCCGGCACGTAGCTTTCCATGTAGCTCTGATGCCGCATGAGATTGTAATCGACACGCAGTGTGGCTTCGGCGCGTGCCATTTGAATCACAGGCAGTGGCCGGCCGGTCGGGAGTGAAGTGGGCGGATCATTCTCCGTACCCGCCAACGGCAGGCTGGCGGTTTGAATCTTGCGATAATTGACTTTGGCAATCAGGCGAATCTGCTCGCCGCTGCTCGGTGGAATGGTGAAACGGTAGCGGATCACCTCGGCGCTGTTGGGCGGCAGCAGGTTGACAAAGGAGGCGCCTGCCGCCTTCCAGCTCTCAAAATGATAAATGCGGCGGCCGAGACTGTCCACCATGGCGGCGCCGAATAGATGTGCCGTGGGATCGATACGGCCATTGACATGCCCGTCCGTGCCGCCGCTCCAACAAATCACCTGGCCGTGGTTGTCGACGGCGAGAAACTCCACCCAGGCTTCGGCCATGTCCGAGGCGCCGGCGGGAAAATTGTGGCCGAGGTTACGCGAGCGCACCACGACGTCAATGCGCACCGACTCGCCGGGATGCACCGCAACGTCCTGCCGGTTGATCGGCGCGATGACAGCAGATTGCGGGGCCGGCGATTGCATGCCGGGTGCCATGTGCCAAAAAGCCTCTTGATCGCTGCACAGTGTGGCGGGCGCTATCCGCGTTTCGATAGGCGCGGGCGGAGCGGCGCTGCTGGAATCCGGCTCTGGTCGCTTGGCAGCGGGCGTGGGCGTCAGGCTGGCCGCGAAGATGTCCACCGTGATCTTGTTGTCTTGCAGAAAGGCCTCGGTGGCGGCGAGCTGTGCGGCGTCGCCGCGCCAAACCGGCAGGGCGGTATTGGCGCCGAGAAAACGATGATCAGGAGCTTTTCCGTCGGTCGCGCCGGCATCCTGCGAGGGCACACGCGCCATGTGGCAATCGGTGCAGGTTTGTTTCACTGCCGGCCGGTAAAAATCGCGCACCGCCTGCCGCGAATAGCCGCTGTTCTGCCAACTGTCATAGTCGTTCATGACCTGCAACCAGCGGCCCTGATTGAGGGGATAATCAACGGCCGATTTGTGGCAGGTCGAGCAGAATTCGCTGGCGCCGTTGGTGAGCACCGGCTTCATATAGGTTTCGCGATGCGGCGCAGGATCAAGATGAACAAACCAGGCATAGATACGGCGCAGCAGCGCGTTCTCACTGCTCGCCAGAGAAAACAAGCCGGGCAAGCCCATGACGTAGTTGCCCTGGCCGAGCGTGGAATTCACCTGCCTCACGCCGTGACAGGCGGTGCATCCGATGGCCGCGTGTGCCTGGGCGTGTTGCTCCTGCTGCTCCGGCGGTTTGCCGGCGGCGCCGGCCAGCAAGAGAGCCGGCGTGTGGCAGCCGGCACACCACTGCGCCGCGGCTTTGCCGGCCTGCTGCTGCACGGCCGCATAAGCGGGTTTGTACCACAGGCTTTGAAAAGCGGAGAAACTGTGGGCTGAGCTGCGCCATTGCTCATAGATCTCCGTGTGACAGCCGGACTCGCCGCACGTTTTGGAGTCATTCAGGAAGTCGGTGATCATGGTGTCCTTGGCGGCGGTTGCGGCGGCCGAGGCGAAAAAGGGGCCGGACTCGCCGTCCATCGCCAGATCGGCGAGCGTGAACGGCGCGATTTCCGGGTTTTCCGGAATGCCGTCATCATCAGGGAACACAAAATCGGCAACCTGCGCCAGCATGGGCAGGCAAAGGGAAATCACCGCGAACACCATCAACAGACGGCCGGCGGTGTTGATGGGGTTGGAGATGCTGATTTGATGGCCGATGTTGCGAATTGCTTTGATCAGCAACACGATCGCCAGCAAACAACCGATGACGTGCACCGCGAGCAGCCATTCGTTCCAACTGTGCACGCCCGCCACCGTCAGATAAACGCCGATGCCCATGCCGGCAAGCAGCAGCCAGTAGCCGAGGTAGCCGAAATAGCGGGCGATGTCGTTGCCCTTGGGCGTCTCTTCCCGCAAGAAGGTGAGGCCATGCCACAGCACCAGCACCAATACGAATATCCCCAGCCCGACATGCAGAAAGACGTTGAGCAAGTAGAAAAGCGAAGCATGGGCAAAAGCAGCGAGGTAGCCACTGTTCATGAAGAGAAGAATGAGACTGCCAAAGAGCAATTTTTCGAGCAGAGGGCGCTGCGAAGCTTTGGTGTCCGTGCTGTTCATGCGCGCTGAAAACTCATGAGAAGCCCGGGCGCGGTCGCGGGAACGAGCATTCCCGCTGCGAGATCAGGCTTGGGTGACGTGCTATTAAGAATTGGTAATGCAGTTTTAATCTTGAGTTTACCGCAATCGAAGTCAAAGCCATAAGTACCGGCCTTCCAGGCCTGTGCGGAAGACCCCGGCGCGATTTCAAAAACGCAACCGGGCCGCGGTCGAGCCGGCAAAAGCCGTCCTGCCAGGCGCGCCCTGCGTTGGCCGCCTGCGTCGAGTCACAGCCGCGCGCAACGGTGCGGCTGCCGGCCGCCTTATCTACCACAGCCGCAGAATCAAATCGGAATGCCGGCTGGTGCTCAGAGCGCCACCGCACGCGGCCGCGGCGGCGTGGTGGTTGCCGTGCGATTGTAATGCGCCACCAGCCGCTGGTAGAGATCCTCACAAAGCGCTTCAATCTCAGGTGGGATCGGCGGGAATGATTCCTTGCGGATGGAAGAATCATAGACTTCATCGACATACTTGTCTTGGAAGGGAATGCCGATGAAATCAAAGACGCGGCGGAATTGCTCCTGCGGGCGGCTGACCAAGTCTTCGTATTTGACCTGCAACACCGCGCTGCGCTGGAAAAGTTTCTGATCCAAAAACAAATGATTCTGCAAATACCACATCAAAGCGTGCGCGGCGTGAGAAGACATTTCTTCATCATAAAGCCGCTGCACCAGCGCGATCTTGTCTGGGGTCAAGCCGCCGGCGCGCCAGCCCGCAGCCGCCAGGTTGCCGGCGGCAATCTGACGCAAATTCTTGCGGCCGTGGCCCCATTTGCGCGCCGCCGAGTTGACCGCATCCTTGAAATAGCGGAAAATCCACACCGCCTTGCCGTCGGGGAAATAGTCGAGCAGCTCGGCGGCGCGGTAGGATTCACAACTCGGCTTGAAGGCCACCACCGGAAAGGAGCTGCGGCGAAGCAACTCGGCAATATCCGCCTTGTCCTTGAGCAGGTTGCGGTTGAAGGCGCGCGAATTGCCTTCCTTGTAGGTCATCACGTCCAGCGAGCGGCTGAACACATCCATCGGCAGGCGGGTGCCGGAGCGGTGTGAGCCGAAAACAAAAACTGCTCGCGTGGGAGCTGCGGGCCGGTGGCCAAGATTGTAGAACGCGCGGCAAGTGATCTTGTAAATGCGCTGACTCTTTTGCTTGATCCGGACGCTGAGGGGTTTGGGCATCGTTCGACCTTTTCATATGAATCTGTGCAAATGTCTTGGCTTCATCCGGGCAGGCGTTTTCCCGGAAGGCCGCGCGGTTCACTTCGCCATCACCGGCGTGGTCATTACGCGGCTGCCTCAAACAGGAGAGAGAGTTCTTCGCCCAGCGTGTCCCGCACGCCGAGCTGCTGCGCCCGCTGTCGCCACGATTTGGCGTCACCGGCGCAGTGGGCTGCGGCTGCCGGCTGCGCCAGGGCCGCAAGCACGGCTTGCACAAACGACTCGACTTCGCCGTCGTGATACGTCAACACGCCCGGCGGCCGCGCGCCATTCTCACTGGCCACGACGCGAGTGCCCAGCATCAACGCCTCCAGCACGCTCGAGGACACACCATCGCCCACGGGCGTGCGGATGTAGACCCGGCACGCTTCCAACACCGCCAGAAAGTCACCGTGATCGAGATCGCCGGCGCTGCAGGTATTTGCGCTGAGTTGGTACCGGCGCAGCTTTTCCTGCAGTGCCTCCTGCTCGCGATCGGCGCCCATCAGAATGAGGCCCAAACGCGGCACCGCCGCCACGACTTGCGCCATGGCCTGCAGGAAGAAATCGATGTTGAAATCCGACCGCAGATAGATGTAACTGCACACGAGGGGATCATGCCTCTGCACGAACGCGGCCAGACTTGCCGGCAAAGCGGTCTTGTCTTCGATATACTCCAGGCAAAACGCCGGAATCGGAATGATCTTCTCCGGCCGGATGCCATACTCGACGATGCGCGCCTTGACCTCGTCATTGTTGCAGATGATCCGGCCGGCCAGCAGGAAGATCAGGCGAAAGACGTTGTCGAGCCAAAACTTGTTTTGCCGGGGGAAATAATCCTGCGCCACGCCGGCATGAAACGTGAGCACCGCCCGCCGGCCGCAGAGCAGGCTGAGGCATTCCGCCACCAGCGCCAGCAGCGGGCTTTTGGTGGATTTGCCGTTGAGGTGCATGTGCACGAGATAGCCGCGTGCACAGAAGCGCAAAACCTTGACGGCATAGTCCCAGCCGCTGAGCACGGGGACGAATTCGCCGTTTGCCACCTTGCGATTCTTGTTGGTGTTCATCACCACGCAGGTGTGGCCGGCGGCCTCGATGTACCGTTTCAGCATTTTGATGCGGACAGACCATCCCGTGCCGGGCGGCGGATACGGCCCGATTTGCAGAATCCGATACGGCATCGCTCCCCTCAACTCCCCGCATCCGCGCCGGCAGTCTGCCGCAGCGCCAGCCGTGCGGCGGCTGCCCCCGTCAATTCCTCCGGATCGACCGCCGCGCTGCGATCGGCCGGCACCGTCAAGGCACATTTCATATCAGCGGCTTTTTCCAATGCAAAAATCTCGTTGCTGGCGATTTTCAAGTTTCGTCCGCGCACCATGGTCACCTCATGCCGGGCCGGCATTCGCAGGCGGTGCTCGAAAATGATTTCCGCGTCAGTGCTCACCTCTGCCACACGCTGCCTGCTGCCGGTGAAGTTGAAGATGATGCGATCCTCCCAGTCGGCCGTGCTCAATTCCAGCACGAACGGTTCTGAACTCGCAGTGCCGTGCCGGCCTGCCGCGGCAACCCGCAGACGCGGCAGCTCCGCGGCCACCGGCATCAGCAAAGTGGCGAATTGTACCGGCATGGCAGCGGAGGAGCGGAAACGCAACACCGGCGCTGCCTGTTGACGGCCATAGCCGGGCGCCAGCCATCCCGCCTCGGGATTTTCTCCGCCGCAGAAGAAGTCCGCTGTCTGAGCCGGCGCGCTGATTTCAGCGAGCAGCAGGTTTTTGTGATCCGGCCGGCGCGCCACGAGCCACTCGCCGGCCGGCTCGAGTTGGCTGTGCGGATCAAAGTGAAACCACCGGTCGACGACGTGTTCCCCTTCACCTTCGAGACTGTCAAGAATGAGCCAATATGCCTGCGGCCGGTAGAAAATGCCGCGGCGGTGGCGCAGATTGAAACCGAAACCCACGTAGGCGGCTTCCACAAAAGTGAAATCTTCCCGGCTGGTGAAATAGGTTTGCGTAACCGGCGGCACGTGGGAATATCCCAGCCGGCCCACGATTTTGCAGGCGCTGCGGCCGTCGATGGTAATGGTATTGTGCGCGCAGCCGCTACGAAAGTGATTCTGCCGGCTCAACTCGCCGTTGTAGCACCACATGCCCGAATCGCGCAGTATCGCCTCGCCGTGCGCGCACAGGGTGAATGCCAAAGCATCGGCGTGGCCGTGCGCGGTGGAGACGGTTTCATCGGCATGCAGGCCGTGGCTTTGCGGTCCGCAATCAAAAATCATGTGCTGATCATCGGGTTCCCAGCCGCTGCGCAGAATCGCATAGCCGCTCTCGGCAAACAGGCGCGTGGTTGCGGCCGGCGTAAAGCTTGCGAGACTCGCGAAGCGGGCCGGGCTTTCCGGGCCGAGCAGCCACAAGCAGCATTCATCGCAAGCGCCTGCCTGCTGCTTGAAATCGCCGCGCTGAAACACCAGCGCGCCAAGCGCCAGCACGTGACGAAAATCCCATGCCGGCCGCTCGGCAAACAGAAACGCGGTGGCATCATCATTGTCACCGAGCATGGGATGACGGCCGTCGGGCTGCTGGCTCCACATGCCAAACTCGAGCGCCCTCTCCAAACGCGTGCGCATTTCCGGCGGCACACTCACGCCGTTGCGCTCCGCCAGCAGCAGGGCGAGCAGATACAAGCTCAGCGTGAAATGATGGTAGGAAATGGCCTGCTCCACACACATGCCGTCCGCGTGAAATTGTTTGGTTACTTCCTCGCAGAGAATTCTCCAGCCCGTGGCGCGCCACTGCCGGCTCTGCGGAAATTCCGGGAACAGCATTCCCAGATGGAACAGCGCCGTGGCTTCGCCAATGAGGTGATTGTAGGGACTGGTAAAAAAGGAAAGATGCCGGTGCAGGTAATGTCCGTGCAGTTGCAGCGTGCGCAACAGGAGGGCATGCGTGCGCGTCTCCAGCACCTCCGCTTCCAGGCAGAAGAAGTACCCGCTGATCCATGCCAGGGCGCGCAGCCCCACTTCCAGCGCGCTGGTCCAATTCACGCCGTGCAAATAGGGATTCTGGCGCATCCAGCTCACCGCCTGGGTGAAGAATTCCAGGGCGTATTTCGTTTCGCCGGTAAGCCAAAAAGCCTTGCCCAGAATGGTGAAATGTTGATGGCGATTCAACTCCCACACGTGTTTCACATCCCCCGGCAGCCGCCGGCCGCCATCCGTTTGGCCGTAGTAGCGCAACTCGGTGTAGAAATCGCGGGGCCAGGACTGCAGCGAGAGCGGGTCGCGATGCCAGTCGATTTCGTCGGCGCAGGTGTGGTGGACGCCAAAGAAGGAAAACTCGTGTGCGAGGTATTTGCCGGCTGCGGCCAGCGTTTCGGCAGGCACATGCGGCAGGTGTTGCTGAAGGGCAGCGAGAACCTGCGGGCGATCCTGCGGCGCCAGAAAGTATTTCGGCTGCAGGCCGTGATAGCCCTCCCCGCGCGCGCGGGTGCGCATATGCTCGAGCAAATAGTCTTCGGCTGCGCGCCAGCGCCGGTTGGCAACCGCTTCCGCGTACGGCCCGCGATAGTCGGAGGGCAGCTCAAAAGCGGTGAGGAAACGCTCGGGGGCGAGAAAGTCGCGGCGGCGATGTGACAGCTTGCTGAGCTTCTTCGTGCCCGCTATTTTCAGACGATAGCCGACCTCGTCCAACGACATGCTTTTGATTCTTTTCAGATTCATCACGAATACTCGCAGCCCATCATTGCTGGCACATTTGCATCAACCATTGATTATAGCACCGAAAGACATGCCGGTTGAAAAGGTAGACAGCCGGAGAAAGGCGATCCCGCAGGGTCATCACTTTCTTGCGCATGATCGCGCTGTAGTTGTTGATGACGTGTTTGATCCAGAAGAGGCGGAACAGCACGTCCTGTTCGATCGGCTGCTGTTCGCGGCCGGCGCCGAGGTTGTAGCCCGCCAGAAAAGCCTGTTGCGCGGCTTGAATGGCCGGCGCGGCAAAAACGGGCTTGTGCAAATAGCCCTGCAGGCGGTGATGAAAGTAGGTGACGTCGTTGTAGAGCGAGCCGGGTTTGAACATGGCGAAATCCATCACCGTCACGCCGGCGGGGCCGGCGAGCACGTTGAAGGGCGCATAGTCACCGTGGCAGCCGCACTGGCCGAGTTGCGCCGCCGGCACCCTGGCGATCATTGTTTCCAGACAGCGGCGCACCAGTTGGCGGTGCGTTTCGTTGAAAGGCGCCTCGCCTGCCACCAATCGCTGCAACCGGATATCGACGTACTCCAACAGTTCCTCCGGTTGATAGGGTTGCGCCTCGCCCGTGGCGCGCTGAATGGCGGCGAGCGCTGCGCCGGCAAGGCGACAAGCCGTAAGCACGGCCGTGCGTTTGTCGCGCTTGTGCCAGCGCTTGCAGGCGGTTTCGATCAGATTGGCAATCGGCTCGCCTTGCGCCTCTTCCGTGACGATGGCGAGCAGATCGGGATAATAGGCCAACGGCCGCACGACGCTATAGCGGTGGCTGCCATTCAAGCTGGCATGCAACCTCTGCGCGGCTTCGAATTCGGTGCGCAGCTTGGCCTGAGGTTTGGCGGGATTGTCGCGGTGCTTGGGCGCGAGCTTGTAGACTTTGGCGTAGATGAAGCGGGTGGCCCGGCCGCCGGCCTCTTCAATGCGCAGGCGATAGACGGTGGAATACGCGCGCTTGATTTCACCGGCGCGTGCAATCCGGCCGGCTGGCGCCTCCTGCCACAACGCCGGGGAGGCCGTGGCCGTCAATCGCCGCACCACTTCCGCGATTGCTTCAGCCATTGGGCATACACTGGAGGAATTCTTGATGCAATTGCTTGGTCAGCTCGACGCCGTTGTAGGCCGTGAAGGCGCCGTTGACCGAGGGCGGCTGCAGCGCGCCGCTGCGGAAATCATGCACCAGGCGCAGCAGGCAATTCTCGATTTCGGCGAGATTGTCGGGATCGGCGATCAGGCCCAGGTTGTTGTTGCGCACCACGTCGGCGGTCGCGCCCTGCGGCGTAATCGCCAAGATCGTCTTGCGCATGCCGATGTATTCGTAAATCTTGCCGGGCACCGACATGCTGGTGCCGGGCTGCAGAATCAAAAGCACGTCGCTTTCGAGCTGATAGTGCAGCGCCTCCTGGTGCGACACCGGCGGCAGCACTTGAATCACCTGCCGCAACGCCTCGCCGCATTCGAAACTGCTGTACAGCTCGGGCGCCACCGTGCCGATGAAGCGTAGCTCCAGCTCCGCCGGGCTGACCCCGTGCCTGGAAATGAGATGCTCGCAGGCGGTGAAAAAATTCTGCGGATTGCGCTTGCGGTAGAGCGCACCGGTGTGCGTGATCACGAGTTTCCTGCTCGTGCGCGGCGCAGCAACGGCACCGAGTTGGACGAAATCCTGGGGATCGAAGCCGTTGGTGATGACGCTGAACTTGCGGCTGAGCTGCGCGCCATAGTATTCGGCAAAATCCTTGCGGATCCATTCGGTGTTCAGAATGACGCGATCAGCCGCGGTCACGAACCGGCGCTCCAAATAGGTTGCCGCCTTGCCGCGCACCGAGTCGCCGAGAATTTCAGCTTTCCAGGGCGCGCGCGCCCAGGGATCGCGAAAGTCCGCCACCCAGGGCAGGCCGGTCAACTTCTTCAGCCAGTGCGCAATGAGATGATCGGTAAATGGCGGCGCGGTGGAATAGATCAGGTCGAACTTCTCGCGGCGGTGCAGTCGCAAACCCTCCGCAACCGCATGGGGCAACCAGTTCACGTCCTTGTCGGGAATGGTGAGCAGGTCGTAGACCAGGTCCTTGCCTTTTTGCACCAAGCCCCGGCGTTTCTTGCCG of bacterium contains these proteins:
- a CDS encoding glycosyltransferase family 4 protein; amino-acid sequence: MPYRILQIGPYPPPGTGWSVRIKMLKRYIEAAGHTCVVMNTNKNRKVANGEFVPVLSGWDYAVKVLRFCARGYLVHMHLNGKSTKSPLLALVAECLSLLCGRRAVLTFHAGVAQDYFPRQNKFWLDNVFRLIFLLAGRIICNNDEVKARIVEYGIRPEKIIPIPAFCLEYIEDKTALPASLAAFVQRHDPLVCSYIYLRSDFNIDFFLQAMAQVVAAVPRLGLILMGADREQEALQEKLRRYQLSANTCSAGDLDHGDFLAVLEACRVYIRTPVGDGVSSSVLEALMLGTRVVASENGARPPGVLTYHDGEVESFVQAVLAALAQPAAAAHCAGDAKSWRQRAQQLGVRDTLGEELSLLFEAAA
- a CDS encoding glycosyltransferase family 4 protein, producing the protein MSRPRKKVLFIAYIFPPLARAGVHRSVRFARYLPELGWDLTVLTPAERHYPAQSPIDRDLVKKIPATIKIVTTPVFHGTTSVFRLKNLLRDSRRQARPAVLGGQTEPIPARPAAVPANPTAAAGKKRRGLVQKGKDLVYDLLTIPDKDVNWLPHAVAEGLRLHRREKFDLIYSTAPPFTDHLIAHWLKKLTGLPWVADFRDPWARAPWKAEILGDSVRGKAATYLERRFVTAADRVILNTEWIRKDFAEYYGAQLSRKFSVITNGFDPQDFVQLGAVAAPRTSRKLVITHTGALYRKRNPQNFFTACEHLISRHGVSPAELELRFIGTVAPELYSSFECGEALRQVIQVLPPVSHQEALHYQLESDVLLILQPGTSMSVPGKIYEYIGMRKTILAITPQGATADVVRNNNLGLIADPDNLAEIENCLLRLVHDFRSGALQPPSVNGAFTAYNGVELTKQLHQEFLQCMPNG
- a CDS encoding heparinase II/III family protein, whose product is MNLKRIKSMSLDEVGYRLKIAGTKKLSKLSHRRRDFLAPERFLTAFELPSDYRGPYAEAVANRRWRAAEDYLLEHMRTRARGEGYHGLQPKYFLAPQDRPQVLAALQQHLPHVPAETLAAAGKYLAHEFSFFGVHHTCADEIDWHRDPLSLQSWPRDFYTELRYYGQTDGGRRLPGDVKHVWELNRHQHFTILGKAFWLTGETKYALEFFTQAVSWMRQNPYLHGVNWTSALEVGLRALAWISGYFFCLEAEVLETRTHALLLRTLQLHGHYLHRHLSFFTSPYNHLIGEATALFHLGMLFPEFPQSRQWRATGWRILCEEVTKQFHADGMCVEQAISYHHFTLSLYLLALLLAERNGVSVPPEMRTRLERALEFGMWSQQPDGRHPMLGDNDDATAFLFAERPAWDFRHVLALGALVFQRGDFKQQAGACDECCLWLLGPESPARFASLASFTPAATTRLFAESGYAILRSGWEPDDQHMIFDCGPQSHGLHADETVSTAHGHADALAFTLCAHGEAILRDSGMWCYNGELSRQNHFRSGCAHNTITIDGRSACKIVGRLGYSHVPPVTQTYFTSREDFTFVEAAYVGFGFNLRHRRGIFYRPQAYWLILDSLEGEGEHVVDRWFHFDPHSQLEPAGEWLVARRPDHKNLLLAEISAPAQTADFFCGGENPEAGWLAPGYGRQQAAPVLRFRSSAAMPVQFATLLMPVAAELPRLRVAAAGRHGTASSEPFVLELSTADWEDRIIFNFTGSRQRVAEVSTDAEIIFEHRLRMPARHEVTMVRGRNLKIASNEIFALEKAADMKCALTVPADRSAAVDPEELTGAAAARLALRQTAGADAGS
- a CDS encoding aminoglycoside phosphotransferase family protein, which encodes MAEAIAEVVRRLTATASPALWQEAPAGRIARAGEIKRAYSTVYRLRIEEAGGRATRFIYAKVYKLAPKHRDNPAKPQAKLRTEFEAAQRLHASLNGSHRYSVVRPLAYYPDLLAIVTEEAQGEPIANLIETACKRWHKRDKRTAVLTACRLAGAALAAIQRATGEAQPYQPEELLEYVDIRLQRLVAGEAPFNETHRQLVRRCLETMIARVPAAQLGQCGCHGDYAPFNVLAGPAGVTVMDFAMFKPGSLYNDVTYFHHRLQGYLHKPVFAAPAIQAAQQAFLAGYNLGAGREQQPIEQDVLFRLFWIKHVINNYSAIMRKKVMTLRDRLSPAVYLFNRHVFRCYNQWLMQMCQQ